One genomic segment of Zymoseptoria tritici IPO323 chromosome 5, whole genome shotgun sequence includes these proteins:
- the MGSUL1 gene encoding MGSUL1 probable sulphate transporter 1 (Probable sulphate transporter, similar to cys14 of N. crassa. Note there are four sulphate transporter-like proteins in this species.), with product MASTSSKIGHGLAKVLGIKLDYRNETGAPNKLTRGESVFSVDSADSYVEAEPTTLDWFKDVLPTPREIGTYGRNLFPFTRWIMRYNLQWLYGDLVAGITVGAVVVPQSMAYAKLALLPVEYGLYSSFMGVLIYWFFATSKDITIGPVAVMSTIVGNVVAKVTKENPDLEPHVVASALAVLAGAIVCALGLARLGWLVELISLSAISAFMTGSAINISAGQVANLLGLQTTSSKPPGFLNTRDSTYLVIINSFRALPTAKLDAALGLTALFMLYAIRSGFNFLARRQPNHKKLWFFMSTLRTAFVILLYTLISWLCNLNLPDHNAAKSPFRILGSVPRGFRHAGVPTVNSSIIKLFASELPASVIVLLIEHISIAKSFGRVNNYTIDPSQELVAIGVSNLLGPFLGAYPATGSFSRTAIKSKAGVRTPFAGVITALVVLLAIYALPAVFFYIPNAALSAVIIHAVGDLITPPNTVYQFWRIAPIEVVIFFAGVIVTIFTSIEIGVYVTVTTSMAVFLFRVFKAQGRFLGRVKVHSVIGDHLTDGDDNKPATTRIGADNDPNTSARNIFLPINHKDGSNPSIKAQHPYPGVFIYRFSEAFNYPNANHYLDYLTQVIFAETRRTNANSFARPGDRPWNDPGPKRGQEHLIESDPRPTLKAIILDFSSVNNVDITSVQNLIDVRNQLDRYTDPERVQWHFACINNRWTKRALVSAGFGYPSFSDDTAPGFERWKPIFSVAELGGSFSAAATAEERQNKDLVRQRTRDLEESRHGGTNHGHDEDSIERHSDSGSSENDIDKQLQKSDAYGVHGGGSNEGMLRVAVVQGLNRPFFHIDLTSAVQSAVHNIEAHGNEGRKSGDGLKAL from the exons ATGGCTTCGACATCTAGCAAGATCGGCCATGGCCTGGCGAAAGTGCTTGGGATCAAACTGGATTACCGCAATGAGACCGGCGCGCCCAACAAACTCACTCGCGGCGAAtccgtcttctccgtcgACAGCGCCGACAGCTATGTCGAGGCGGAACCCACCACCCTCGACTGGTTCAAAGACGTCCTTCCGACGCCTCGCGAGATTGGAACATACGGTCGCAATCTTTTTCCCTTCACACGCTGGATCATGAGATACAATCTGCAATGGCTGTATGGAGATCTGGTCGCCGGCATCACCGTCGGCGCTGTTGTCGTGCCGCAGAGCATGGCCTACGCGAAGCTGGCACTGCTCCCGGTCGAATACGGATTATACTCGTCGTTCATGGGAGTGCTCATCTACTGGTTCTTTGCTACCTCGAAGGATATTACCATCGGT CCCGTCGCCGTCATGTCGACCATTGTCGGCAATGTCGTGGCCAAAGTCACAAAAGAAAACCCAGACCTCGAGCCTCACGTCGTTGCATCGGCCCTTGCCGTTCTCGCGGGCGCAATCGTCTGTGCCCTGGGTCTTGCACGTCTGGGTTGGCTCGTCGAGTTAATCTCGCTGTCCGCCATCTCGGCTTTCATGACTGGCTCGGCCATCAACATTTCCGCCGGACAAGTCGCGAATTTGCTGGGATTGCAAACAACATCATCGAAACCTCCCGGATTTCTCAACACTCGCGATTCAACATATCTGGTCATCATCAACTCTTTCCGAGCGCTGCCCACCGCGAAGCTCGATGCCGCTTTGGGTCTGACTGCATTATTCATGCTCTATGCCATCCGATCGGGATTCAATTTCCTGGCGAGGAGGCAGCCCAACCACAAGAAGCTTTGGTTCTTCATGAGCACGCTCCGTACGGCGTTCGTAATCCTGCTGTACACACTCATCAGTTGGCTCTGCAACTTGAACCTCCCGGACCACAACGCTGCCAAGTCGCCATTCCGCATTCTCGGCTCCGTCCCTCGAGGTTTCCGCCACGCCGGTGTTCCAACAGTCAATTCGAGCATCATCAAATTGTTTGCGTCGGAACTGCCGGCCTccgtcatcgtcctcctcatcgagcACATCTCCATCGCAAAATCGTTCGGACGAGTTAATAACTACACAATCGACCCTTCGCAAGAGCTTGTTGCTATTGGTGTGAGCAACCTGCTCGGGCCATTCCTCGGCGCCTACCCGGCGACAGGATCATTCTCCCGCACTGCTATCAAGTCCAAAGCTGGTGTGCGCACTCCCTTTGCCGGTGTCATCACCGCGCTTGTGGTTCTCCTTGCAATCTATGCCCTCCCCGCTGTCTTCTTCTACATTCCCAATGCGGCTCTTTCCGCTGTCATCATCCACGCCGTCGGAGATCTCATCACTCCACCCAACACCGTCTACCAGTTCTGGCGCATTGCTCCGATTGAAgtcgtcatcttcttcgccggtgTCATCGTCACCATTTTCACCAGCATCGAAATCGGCGTCTACGTCACGGTCACCACCTCCATGGCCGTGTTCCTCTTCCGCGTATTCAAAGCCCAAGGTCGCTTCCTTGGTCGCGTCAAGGTTCACTCGGTCATCGGCGATCATCTCACGGACGGCGACGATAACAAGCCAGCCACCACCCGCATTGGCGCTGACAACGACCCAAACACATCCGCTCGCAACATTTTCCTTCCCATCAATCACAAGGACGGCTCCAATCCTTCTATCAAGGCTCAGCACCCGTACCCCGGTGTCTTCATCTACCGCTTTTCCGAAGCCTTCAACTACCCCAACGCAAATCACTATCTCGACTACCTCACCCAAGTCATCTTCGCCGAAACTCGCCGCACAAACGCCAACTCCTTCGCCCGCCCAGGTGATCGGCCGTGGAACGACCCGGGTCCGAAGAGGGGCCAGGAGCACCTCATCGAGTCCGATCCCCGCCCAACACTCAAAGCCATCATCCTCGACTTTTCCTCCGTCAACAATGTCGACATCACTTCCGTACAGAACCTCATCGACGTTCGCAACCAACTCGACCGCTACACCGACCCAGAACGAGTCCAGTGGCACTTCGCCTGCATCAACAACCGCTGGACCAAGAGAGCCCTGGTCTCCGCTGGCTTCGGATACCCGTCCTTCTCCGACGACACCGCCCCCGGTTTCGAGCGCTGGAAACCAatcttctccgtcgccgAACTCGGCggctccttctccgccgccgccaccgccgaggAACGTCAGAACAAAGACCTCGTTCGTCAGCGTACCCGGGATCTCGAGGAGAGTCGCCACGGTGGGACGAACCACGGACATGACGAAGACAGCATCGAGCGCCATTCCGACTCCGGCTCCAGCGAAAACGACATCGACAAGCAGCTGCAGAAGAGCGATGCGTATGGCGTTCACGGCGGCGGGAGCAATGAGGGAATGCTGAGGGTCGCGGTCGTGCAGGGTTTGAACAGGCCATTCTTCCATATTGATTTGACGAGTGCGGTGCAGAGTGCTGTGCATAATATCGAGGCGCATGGGAACGAGGGACGGAAGAGTGGAGATGGCTTGAAGGCGCTGTAG